A portion of the Cryptomeria japonica chromosome 5, Sugi_1.0, whole genome shotgun sequence genome contains these proteins:
- the LOC131876420 gene encoding protein EDS1B-like — MDSESSSPLFSVGQELSTFLASSGFLHKAWEEIRSASVDNVDTFVLKEYEGVIYVVFSSLGIEDFIVKDSKYGECQIQNENRVFSPCLKGNDDQPALVHKGALRRFLYILENSDFKDKMQSFTKLRREQSIVFTGHSMGAAVATLATIWFLEKRVRQISPFCITFGSPLVGDVRLEEAIGRENWSGKFCHVVAKNDIVSRILLAPLESISEPLSAILPYYGSLMGNASMAVSHPSIQEACKALLNNVLQYTSTIANNYVGESDLRSPYRPFGTYMFCLKHGAVCIEDSEAVLKMLHFTMQSKEGMSFDEFAGACISEHIDYGNLLELVTAHLFNTIRIANPITKSSLEMAIALQLEAMGIGAQVDHAFLALRKAGEMKNKHDIKIEELNDMLRKNQKSMAGLEWYKGRCKDKGIGYYDSFKQQIDKKDFKANLYRKSLGSFWDDIVKMVENNELPSDFKFQNKWINAGTTYRRLVEPLDIAYFYRKHKGNESYLSQGGRPHRYIVLEKWMEEKDRTRIARDNKPRTKFASLTQDSCFWAHLEEASKTLTNLQQDQDQHQVMNTQLKESLQEFEGRVWSMIEDWSISAEVFLEQSSFMTWWKQYSQFQLQSPEWKPSSSLLKFMEDEKWKLEI, encoded by the exons ATGGATTCAGAATCATCCTCTCCACT GTTCTCTGTCGGCCAAGAGCTTTCGACGTTTCTTGCGTCCTCTGGATTCCTGCACAAAGCTTGGGAAGAAATACGCAGTGCTTCTGTAGATAATGTAGATACTTTTGTTCTGAAAGAGTATGAAGGTGTGATATATGTGGTATTTTCTTCCCTGGGCATAGAGGATTTCATTGTTAAAGATAGCAAATATGGAGAGTGCCAGATACAGAACGAGAACAGGGTCTTCTCTCCCTGCCTCAAGGGCAACGATGATCAGCCTGCCCTTGTTCACAAAGGAGCTCTCAGGCGATTCCTATATATTCTGGAAAATTCAGATTTCAAAGACAAG ATGCAGAGTTTTACTAAGCTAAGAAGAGAACAATCCATTGTGTTTACGGGTCATTCCATGGGAGCTGCAGTAGCAACCTTGGCAACAATCTGGTTTCTAGAAAAAAGGGTGAGACAAATCTCACCATTTTGCATTACATTTGGTTCTCCTTTGGTGGGAGATGTTAGACTTGAGGAAGCAATTGGCCGTGAGAACTGGTCAGGAAAATTTTGTCATGTTGTCGCCAAGAATGATATTGTTTCTCGAATACTCCTTGCACCACTTGAATCAATTTCTGAGCCTTTAAGTGCAATTTTACCTTACTATGGGAGCTTAATGGGAAATGCCTCCATGGCTGTATCACATCCTTCCATTCAAGAAGCTTGCAAGGCTCTTCTTAACAATGTTTTGCAGTACACGTCTACAATAGCAAACAATTATGTAGGAGAATCTGATCTTCGGAGTCCTTATAGACCCTTTGGTACTTATATGTTCTGTTTAAAGCATGGTGCAGTTTGTATTGAGGACAGTGAAGCTGTCTTGAAGATGCTTCATTTTACTATGCAAAGCAAAGAAGGAATGTCTTTTGATGAATTTGCAGGTGCCTGTATTTCAGAGCATATTGATTATGGTAACTTGTTGGAACTTGTCACTGCACACTTATTTAACACAATCAGGATTGCAAATCCCATCACAAAATCCTCCCTTGAGATGGCGATAGCACTACAATTGGAAGCAATGGGTATTGGGGCTCAG GTCGATCATGCATTCCTTGCCCTCAGAAAAGCTGGAGAGATGAAAAACAAGCATGACATTAAGATTGAGGAACTAAATGACATGTTAAGAAAAAACCAAAAATCTATGGCAGGACTGGAGTGGTATAAAGGGCGTTGTAAGGACAAAGGCATTGGCTATTATGATTCATTCAAACAGCAAATTGACAAGAAGGATTTCAAAGCAAATTTGTATAGGAAATCTTTGGGATCATTCTGGGATGACATTGTTAAAATGGTGGAGAACAATGAACTTCCCAGTGACTTTAAATTCCAAAATAAATGGATCAATGCTGGCACTACCTACAGAAGACTTGTGGAGCCTCTGGACATTGCATACTTCTATCGAAAACACAAAGGTAATGAAAGCTATCTTTCACAAGGAGGCAGACCCCATCGTTACATTGTTCTGGAGAAATGGATGGAAGAAAAAGACAGAACTCGCATTGCTAGAGACAACAAACCTCGCACAAAGTTTGCATCTTTAACTCAGGATTCCTGTTTTTGGGCCCATCTGGAAGAGGCTTCTAAAACCCTAACAAATCTCCAACAAGACCAAGACCAACATCAAGTCATGAATACCCAATTGAAAGAAAGCCTTCAAGAGTTTGAAGGTCGTGTGTGGAGCATGATCGAAGATTGGAGCATTTCGGCTGAGGTTTTTTTGGAGCAGAGTAGCTTCATGACATGGTGGAAACAGTACAGCCAGTTTCAACTTCAATCCCCAGAGTGGAAACCAAGCTCTTCTTTGCTTAAGTTTATGGAAGATGAAAAATGGAAGTTGGAAATTTAG
- the LOC131876421 gene encoding uncharacterized protein LOC131876421 gives MDSSLGSLSAMSGNLVQQLREVRATPSLAHVCMSYGDVYTGPQSEAAPRGDGDFDDADAAHGGYDDVKEAAHVDAISSYIDLLWADDDQPIERMDHTTSLRNRHHVTSIRRDVGAPFTGASCSTKVSSFSRDPWTAEAQPHIPLASGLFDVASHVHLHPSVTLPASHVDTTTNRYHYQYWYGYGIEPDATLDIVICGLDYNHFFCS, from the exons ATGGATTCttctcttggttcattgagtgccatgtcgggcaatttggtacagcaGTTGCGCGAGGTGAGGGCTacccccagcttagcacatgtttgcatgagctACGGGGATGTCTAtacgggtccacagagtgaggctgcccctagaggagatggtgattttgatgatgctgatgctgcccatggtggttatgatgatgtcaaGGAGGCTGCACATGTTGatgccatctcttcatatattgatctcctgtgggcagacgatgatcaacctatagag aggatggatcataccacatcattgaggaaccgacatcatgttacctcgatacgtagagatgttggtgccccatttacg ggtgcttcgtgtagcaccAAGGTGAGTAGTTTTTCACGTGACCCGTGGACcgctgaggctcagcctcatataccacta gcttctggattgtttgatgttgcatcacatgtacaccttcacccatcagttactttgcctgcatcacat gtcgataccactaccaatcgataccactaccagtattggtatggctatgggattgagccagatgcaaccctcgacattgtcatttgcg gacttgactacaaccactttttttgttcatga
- the LOC131075127 gene encoding L-type lectin-domain containing receptor kinase IX.1-like codes for MAKRSAWTLFLFFSLIVTLFSSVECAGNISFSFPPQTDIKVDPDAYFQGDTIQLTRNEFVGDLGWSVGWATYNQSVPLWEKSSGALASFTSHFQFLIRNSSSNSADGLTFFIAPFDFKPPANSWGEWLGLFNLTTDGILSNQVVAVEFDTFQDSFDPNDNHVGIDVNSAVSVANVSLSSEGKFLNNTLKNGQAWDSWVDYNGSTKQLQVFLLYNPSANLYNIPKPRSPILSYHIDLRDYIPEIVTVGLSASTGLAFETHTVSAWNCSCTYSLDISSAPSRTRNSSWKIILISLFVCLLVICCFLFIARRCYFKQREARPEEGDIELDEQFAQGPFKFSYAQLSAATHNFSDDEILGRGGFGSVYRGILPTTNETVAIKRIAQGSRQGRKEYISEVTIINKLRHRNLVRLLGWCHEQGELLLVYEFLPNGSLDKYIFNGSKEDCLNWQRRYSVACGIASALIYLHEEWDQRVVHRDVKASIVLLDSNFKAKLGDFGLARVVESDHAASRTTMVAGTRGYMAPEYIESGKASSESDVCSFGAVALEIACGRHPIDYSLEEYDLKVVAWVWDLRRQGKLLDAADKKLEGNFSSWEMEVLMLVGLLCSHPDPKARPTMREVLKILEFDSPLPYLPLNMPVPVYADILISYAGSSSTSLPYAKSKRKISGPLMSDTEAR; via the coding sequence ATGGCAAAACGCTCTGCTTGgaccctctttcttttcttctccttgatcGTCACTCTATTCTCTTCTGTGGAATGCGCAGGAAACATTAGCTTTTCTTTCCCTCCCCAAACAGATATCAAAGTAGATCCTGATGCTTACTTTCAAGGGGACACAATACAACTCACCAGAAATGAATTCGTAGGTGATTTGGGATGGAGCGTAGGCTGGGCGACTTACAACCAATCAGTTCCGCTATGGGAGAAGTCTTCTGGGGCTCTCGCAAGTTTTACATCACATTTTCAGTTCCTCATCAGAAACTCCAGCTCGAATTCTGCCGACGGACTCACTTTCTTTATTGCCCCTTTCGACTTCAAACCACCTGCAAATTCTTGGGGCGAATGGCTGGGCCTCTTTAACCTAACCACAGATGGTATACTTTCAAATCAAGTAGTGGCAGTCGAATTCGACACATTCCAGGACAGCTTTGACCCAAATGACAACCATGTCGGAATAGACGTCAATTCAGCTGTTTCTGTGGCGAACGTTTCGCTTAGCTCGGAAGGTAAAttcctaaacaatactctaaaaaATGGGCAAGCTTGGGACTCGTGGGTGGATTACAATGGGAGTACAAAGCAGTTACAGGTATTTCTCTTATATAACCCTTCTGCTAATCTGTATAATATTCCTAAACCCAGAAGCCCGATTTTGAGTTATCACATAGATCTGCGTGACTATATTCCGGAAATTGTCACGGTTGGCCTCAGCGCATCCACTGGATTGGCATTTGAAACTCACACAGTCTCAGCGTGGAATTGTTCTTGTACATATTCGTTGGATATTTCCTCTGCTCCATCAAGAACCCGAAATAGTAGCTGGAAAATTATCTTGATATCCCTCTTTGTCTGCCTCCTGGTTATCTGCTGTTTTCTGTTTATTGCCAGGCGGTGCTATTTCAAACAGAGAGAAGCAAGGCCAGAGGAAGGAGACATAGAGCTAGACGAACAGTTCGCTCAAGGCCCCTTCAAGTTCTCTTATGCTCAACTCAGCGCGGCTACCCATAACTTCAGCGATGACGAAATACTGGGAAGAGGAGGCTTCGGAAGTGTATACAGGGGCATCTTGCCTACAACCAATGAGACAGTAGCCATAAAGAGAATAGCCCAAGGATCGAGGCAGGGAAGAAAAGAGTATATATCAGAGGTTACCATAATTAATAAGCTGAGACACCGTAACCTTGTGCGACTGTTGGGATGGTGCCATGAACAAGGTGAGTTGCTTCTTGTTTACGAATTCCTCCCAAATGGAAGTCTCGATAAGTATATATTCAATGGAAGCAAGGAGGATTGTTTGAATTGGCAGCGAAGGTACAGCGTTGCTTGTGGGATAGCCTCTGCTCTTATTTATCTTCATGAGGAGTGGGATCAGCGCGTAGTTCACAGAGACGTGAAGGCTAGCATTGTGCTGCTGGACTCGAATTTCAAAGCAAAGCTGGGCGATTTTGGTCTGGCAAGAGTGGTAGAATCTGATCACGCCGCCTCACGTACAACCATGGTTGCAGGGACACGTGGATATATGGCACCAGAGTATATAGAAAGTGGCAAGGCGAGTTCAGAATCAGACGTGTGTAGCTTTGGAGCTGTGGCTTTGGAAATTGCCTGCGGAAGACATCCCATTGATTACAGCTTAGAAGAATACGATTTAAAAGTGGTGGCCTGGGTATGGGATTTGCGTAGGCAAGGGAAGCTTTTGGATGCGGCAGACAAAAAGCTAGAGGGGAATTTCAGTAGTTGGGAAATGGAGGTGCTGATGCTGGTGGGATTGTTGTGTTCTCATCCGGACCCAAAAGCAAGACCCACGATGAGAGAGGTATTAAAAATCTTAGAATTTGACTCTCCATTGCCGTATCTTCCCCTGAATATGCCTGTACCTGTGTATGCCGACATTCTTATTTCTTATGCCGGGTCATCCTCAACTAGCTTACCTTATGCAAAGAGCAAACGTAAAATTTCCGGTCCTCTCATGTCAGACACAGAAGCCCGTTAA